Below is a window of Myxococcaceae bacterium JPH2 DNA.
ACCACGCGCCAGAGGAGGGCCGCGGAAGTGAGCCCGAAGTTGCGGCCCGCGCGCAGGTGGACCTCGGGGACGCCCCGCACGGCGCTCGCCACCGTGGTCACCAAGGGGAAGAACGAGGCCAGGAAGATGATGAAGATGGCCGAGACATCCCCCACGCCGAACCAGAGGATGGAGATGGGAATCCAGGCGAGCGGCGAGATGGGCCGCAGCACTTGGAGAAGCGGTGAGAGCGCCAGCTCGCCCCGGCGAAACCAGCCCAGCAGCAGTCCGAGCGGCAACGCGAGGGCGAGCGCCCCGAGATACCCCCACGTCACGCGAAACAGCGAGGCCACCGTGTGCCGGACGATGACCTGTCGCTGCACCAGCTCCAGCATTCCCGCGGCGACTCGCAAGGGAGAGGGGACGGGGGTCGAGCGCGCCAGGGCCACCGCGAGCGCCCAGGCGAGCACGAGCCC
It encodes the following:
- a CDS encoding ABC transporter permease — translated: MRHLKTLPIPPTRDALGLGLAGRRPLVLRSLGLVGLVLAWALAVALARSTPVPSPLRVAAGMLELVQRQVIVRHTVASLFRVTWGYLGALALALPLGLLLGWFRRGELALSPLLQVLRPISPLAWIPISILWFGVGDVSAIFIIFLASFFPLVTTVASAVRGVPEVHLRAGRNFGLTSAALLWRVVLPAAIPRIFVGMRLTLGVAWLVVVAAEMLGVNSGLGFLILDARNAGNRYDLVMATMVLIGGIGVGLDALMRWLQRAMDGSTR